In a genomic window of Pseudomonadota bacterium:
- a CDS encoding class I SAM-dependent methyltransferase codes for MGLSRCTTACLHPCSASGCAQAPWAISPLTWPGSSRSTSARRARVRHSPSWHRRWGCRPWSPPTAPSTPWPLLVAASMPSCSSAGGSLAAPPTACAWRRTSSVSDRTGEAPLPESDDAPPGAIPTGGLGGLLLAPFREWRAATRVPGLWRVEARLTLAYLLRLPAWFIWRERRAAGLYAFDDESFAFGETPYDVALDICAQAGLTASDTLFDLGCGRGKMVFAAALAHGCAAVGVDLLPTYIDVARGISAALGLDRVRFERQHVLDVPLDDATAVYVNGFTFNDDLAGGLQARISVLADGTRWISVGREWRHPRLRLSGKRRYPFSWGYADTWLYEVGPAGTPVAGDADNHPSFESVWAQTLKPSDAGEEETP; via the coding sequence ATGGGGCTGTCGCGGTGTACGACGGCTTGTCTGCACCCGTGCAGCGCGAGTGGCTGCGCGCAGGCCCCCTGGGCGATCTCACCCCTCACGTGGCCCGGTTCCTCGAGATCGACGAGCGCACGGCGCGCGAGGGTTCGGCATTCGCCGTCCTGGCACAGGAGGTGGGGCTGCCGGCCGTGGTCGCCACCGACCGCACCTTCGACGCCCTGGCCGCTTCTCGTCGCGGCCTCGATGCCGTCGTGCTCGAGCGCGGGGGGGTCTTTGGCGGCGCCCCCCACGGCCTGCGCGTGGAGACGAACCTCCTCGGTGTCTGACCGAACAGGCGAAGCCCCTCTTCCCGAGTCGGACGATGCGCCCCCAGGCGCCATCCCAACGGGAGGACTGGGCGGTCTGCTCCTCGCCCCGTTTCGCGAGTGGCGTGCCGCGACGCGGGTGCCCGGCCTGTGGCGCGTGGAAGCCCGCCTCACACTGGCCTACCTGCTGCGTCTTCCCGCCTGGTTCATCTGGCGCGAGCGACGAGCCGCGGGCCTGTACGCCTTCGACGACGAGAGCTTCGCCTTCGGCGAGACCCCCTATGACGTGGCCCTCGACATCTGCGCGCAGGCGGGTCTCACCGCAAGCGACACGCTCTTCGACCTCGGCTGCGGCCGCGGCAAGATGGTCTTCGCGGCCGCGCTTGCCCACGGGTGCGCGGCGGTGGGGGTCGACCTGCTCCCCACCTACATCGACGTGGCTCGCGGCATCAGCGCGGCGCTGGGCCTCGATCGGGTGCGATTCGAGCGCCAGCACGTCCTCGATGTCCCCCTCGACGACGCCACGGCCGTGTACGTCAACGGGTTCACGTTCAACGACGATCTCGCGGGGGGGCTTCAGGCCCGCATCTCGGTGCTCGCCGATGGAACGCGCTGGATATCGGTGGGGCGGGAGTGGCGACATCCTCGCCTGCGCCTGAGCGGGAAGCGGCGGTACCCGTTCTCCTGGGGCTACGCCGATACCTGGCTCTATGAGGTCGGTCCCGCAGGAACGCCTGTCGCAGGCGACGCAGACAACCACCCCAGCTTCGAATCGGTGTGGGCCCAGACATTGAAACCTTCCGACGCTGGAGAGGAAGAAACCCCATGA
- a CDS encoding DUF1311 domain-containing protein: MRRAVITLLACAVAILLPHGVTPAQAEPVAEVRAKAVVAFNEVDARLRAVFERVIAAAPEDTRAKMRKAQRTFTLYRDAAATAEAAIEQDASAAAMAWLRTATRLTEGRIRDLEALLSTLRSP; encoded by the coding sequence ATGAGACGCGCCGTCATCACCCTGCTCGCCTGCGCCGTGGCCATCCTGCTCCCGCATGGCGTCACTCCCGCGCAGGCCGAGCCCGTCGCCGAGGTGCGGGCCAAGGCCGTGGTCGCCTTCAACGAAGTCGACGCACGCCTGCGCGCGGTGTTCGAGCGCGTGATCGCGGCCGCTCCCGAAGACACCCGCGCGAAGATGCGCAAGGCCCAGCGGACATTCACGCTCTACCGCGACGCCGCAGCCACCGCGGAGGCGGCCATCGAGCAAGACGCCAGCGCGGCCGCCATGGCGTGGCTGCGCACCGCAACCCGCCTCACCGAGGGCCGCATCCGCGACCTCGAGGCCCTTCTCTCGACCCTCCGATCTCCCTGA